DNA sequence from the Cellulophaga sp. HaHaR_3_176 genome:
ATAAATACAGTAAAAAGTTGATTTTTTTATTATTTTCGCAAAAAAGTATTATAAATAAGTATAGTAATTGATAATATGTCAAAGTTTGAATTGAAATTACCGCAAATGGGAGAGAGTGTTGCAGAGGCAACATTAACAACTTGGTTGAAAGAAGTTGGTGATACCATTGAAATGGATGAAGCTGTTTTTGAAATCGCTACTGATAAGGTAGATTCTGAAGTTCCTAGTGAGGTAGAAGGTGTTCTGTTAGAGAAACTTTTTAATATAGATGATGTTATTTCTGTAGGTCAAACAGTTGCTATCATTGAAATTGAAGGGGTAGAAGAAATCTCAAGTGAAAAGTTGAGTACAACTTCTGAAAATAGTACTTCTGAGGCACAAGAAATTGAAAAGAGTATTGATGATGTTAAAGAAGCTGTAAGTGCAACGGCGGCTTCAACAAATGATTATAGCGCTACAGATCGTTTCTATTCTCCATTAGTTAAAAATATAGCTAAAGAAGAAGGTGTTTCTTTGTCTGAACTTGATAACATTTCAGGAACAGGAAAAGAAGGTAGAGTGACTAAAACAGATATTCTAGATTATGTAGCCAATAAAGGAGTTTCGACTAAAGAAACAACTACAAAAGAAGTTGAGAAGGTGTCAGTTGTAGATTCTCAACAAGCAATACATAAAGTAGCTCAAGAAGAAAATAAACAACCTAAAAAAGAAGTTGTTAAAGCAGAAGTTACAGCTAATGGAGATGAGGTAATCCCGATGAGTAGAATGGGGAAACTTATTTCACAATATATGGTAGATAGTCTTTCGACATCAGCTCATGTTCAAAGTTTTATAGAGGTTGATGTTACTAATCTCGTAAACTGGAGAAATAAAGTAAAGACTTCTTTCGAAAAAAGAGAAGGAGAAAAGTTAACCTTTACTCCGATTTTTATGGAAGCTGTTGCAGTAGCTTTAAAGAAGTATCCAATGATTAATATTGCAGTTAGTGGAGATTCTATCATTAAAAAGAAGAATATTAATATAGGTATGGCAGCAGCATTACCCGATGGTAATTTGATTGTACCTGTAATTAAAAATGCAGATCAATTAAATTTAGTTGGTATGGCAAAAGCCGTTAATGATCTTGCATCAAGAAGTCGCGAGAATAAATTAAAGCCAGATGAGATTAAAGATGGTACATATACAGTAACTAATGTTGGTACATTTGGTAGTGTGTTTGGTACTCCGATTATTAACCAACCACAAGTAGCAATTTTGGCATTAGGTGCTATTCGAAAAGTACCTTCGGTTATAGAAACTCCTGAAGGAGACTTTATTGGTATTCGAAGTAAAATGTTTTTATCGCATAGCTACGATCATAGAGTAGTGAATGGAGCTCTTGGTGGTATGTTTGTAAAAGCAGTAGCCGATTATTTAGAAGCTTGGGATGTAAATAGAGAGATCTAAATTTTCAAAATAATATTAAAAAGGCTTTAGGTTAATTTCTAAAGCCTTTTTTTATTTTAATTCAAAAAATACACCGCTATTTATAGATGGTGCTGCCGCGATGTTTTTAGCATTAAAAGCAGAATCTACACCTAATGAGATGCCAATTTTATTAGTTACTTTATAAGCACCTTCAAAACCAAAACTTGTATATTGAACATTGTTTCCGAAAATATTACCTTGATTTGTGGTGTTGTTGGCTATAGGATTATTATTTAAAGAGGTTACATTGTTCAACTTAGCTATTCCCCAAAACTTTGAATTAAATAATAAAACTCCAAATTCCAAACCAGTTCTAAATTCATCAGAAAAATTATTAGTTCTATTATTTATACCAATATAGGCTTTAGAATAGTACGGTGTATTGTTAAATGAAGATGAGTAGCCTAGTTCAGTAGTTAGTAATTGGTTGAATTCTCCATCACCTGTATTGAAGCTACTATCGCTACCAGCATTATTTACCCCTGTAGGTAAGCCAAATTTTAAAGTGGTAGAAAGTGCCCAGTTGTCCTTCTTTAAAATTCCATAACGAAAACCGATATCAATATCTCCGATAGAATTTAAAGTTTCATTATTGTTAAGTTTTATCTGTTTGTTACTAGCAAAAAAAGGAATGTATGTAAGTGCGTCTATCTTTTTAGTTATACCATATTCACCATAAATACTAAGGTTAAAATAACTTTTTTCACTGTTATCTTTAATGTCTCCAGAATTGGTGTAATGTTGATCATAGTTTAAATTCCAAGCAGCTACTTTTAAAAAAGCATTGTTTTTTCCTTTAGTCCATTGAGCAACTGATATTTGATAAGAAAACAAAAGTAGTATGGCTATTAAAATTGATTTGATTTTCATTTTTAAAATTATTGATTATTTAAAAATTTGGTCGAAAATATTATAAATAATTACAATTTTAGATTTTATAATAAGAATAAAATATATTCAATTTTTGCTTTTTGTTGAAAGCAGTATCTTTGTTAAAATTCTTATATATAATGCAGTTAAAATTAACCCGCTCAATTTGTTTTTTTGATTTAGAAACAACAGGTATTAATGTAGCGAAAGATAGAATAGTAGAAATTGCAATTCTTAAAATACACCCTAACGGAAATAAAGAAAGTAAAACTTGGCTTGTAAATCCAGAAATGATAATTCCTGAAGAGGTAATTTTAGTTCATGGTATTACAAATGAAAAAGTAGCAAATGAGCCTACCTTTAAAGAGCTTTCGAAAGAAATTTACTCAATGATAAAGGATTGTGATTTAGGAGGTTTTAATTCTGATCGTTTTGATATACCCTTGTTGGCAGAAGAAATGCTAAGAGCTGAGGTAGATTTTGATATGAAAAATACAGTTTCTGTAGATGTGCAGACTATTTTTCATAAAATGGAAAAAAGAACTTTAAGTGCTGCTTATAAATTTTATTGCGATAAAAATTTAACTGATGCTCATAGTGCAGAAGCTGATACCAATGCTACTTATGAAGTTCTATTATCGCAGTTAGATAGATACCCAGACTTAGAAAATAATGTAAAAAAATTAGCAGAATTTTCATCTCATAAAAGAACTGTTGATTTTGCAGGTTTTATTATTTATGACGAGGATGATGAAGAGGTTTTTTCTTTTGGAAAACATAAAGGAAAAAAAGTACACGATGTTTTGGCAAAAGAGCCAGGTTATTTTAGTTGGATTTTAAATGCAGATTTTCCATTGTACACAAAAAAGATTTTAACTCAAATAAAGTTGAGTAAATTAAATAACAAGTTAGGATAATGCGTATCCTTATCTTTTTACTTATAATAGTAGGGCCTTTAAATGCTCAAGAAATTTATTTTGACGGCATTGTTTATGATAGTAAATCTAAAGAAACAATCCCATTTGTTAATTTAAGCTTCTTAAATACTCTTAAAGGAACATCTTCAGATGAAGAGGGTCATTTTTTTATGGAT
Encoded proteins:
- a CDS encoding dihydrolipoamide acetyltransferase family protein — its product is MSKFELKLPQMGESVAEATLTTWLKEVGDTIEMDEAVFEIATDKVDSEVPSEVEGVLLEKLFNIDDVISVGQTVAIIEIEGVEEISSEKLSTTSENSTSEAQEIEKSIDDVKEAVSATAASTNDYSATDRFYSPLVKNIAKEEGVSLSELDNISGTGKEGRVTKTDILDYVANKGVSTKETTTKEVEKVSVVDSQQAIHKVAQEENKQPKKEVVKAEVTANGDEVIPMSRMGKLISQYMVDSLSTSAHVQSFIEVDVTNLVNWRNKVKTSFEKREGEKLTFTPIFMEAVAVALKKYPMINIAVSGDSIIKKKNINIGMAAALPDGNLIVPVIKNADQLNLVGMAKAVNDLASRSRENKLKPDEIKDGTYTVTNVGTFGSVFGTPIINQPQVAILALGAIRKVPSVIETPEGDFIGIRSKMFLSHSYDHRVVNGALGGMFVKAVADYLEAWDVNREI
- a CDS encoding 3'-5' exonuclease, which gives rise to MQLKLTRSICFFDLETTGINVAKDRIVEIAILKIHPNGNKESKTWLVNPEMIIPEEVILVHGITNEKVANEPTFKELSKEIYSMIKDCDLGGFNSDRFDIPLLAEEMLRAEVDFDMKNTVSVDVQTIFHKMEKRTLSAAYKFYCDKNLTDAHSAEADTNATYEVLLSQLDRYPDLENNVKKLAEFSSHKRTVDFAGFIIYDEDDEEVFSFGKHKGKKVHDVLAKEPGYFSWILNADFPLYTKKILTQIKLSKLNNKLG